Sequence from the Bacteroidales bacterium genome:
TGAACTAAATTTACTGTTAAATAATCAAGATTAAAATCCTTTTCGCCTTCAGAATAATAAACATTGGATAATTTCATATTTCCTAAAAAATTATCAATATTATTGCCCTGCAATGAAACATCAATCAATCCTGAGAAGTTTGCCAAGCTATTATTCCTAGCAAAATTAAGTGCGGAAAGATTTAATTCTTCAAAATTCACAATAAAATCATAAGTTGGTGATTTTTTGGAAAAATTAATCAAGCCATCAAAATTAAAAGCTATGTTTTTATCATTCGAAAACAATTTTCCTTCAAAAAGATTTCGTTTCAATTTGCCATTCAGCGTTATATCCGAATATTTATAATTATTAAAATACAAAGAGAAAATTTTCGCATCAGCATCTAATCTGTAATTTGAAGCGGAAGTTCCATATCCTGAAAAATTCACACTCGAAGTAATAGCACCAATCGGCACGCTATTGCCCACAAATTGTTGCAAAGCAAAACTATCAACATCAATTTTGCCATTATAAGTCGCATTCGGGAAATCGCCTTTTGATTTTACAATTGCTTTCACATTTCCTTTGTTCGTTTTTGCTAATAAATTTGCATTAAAATCATTGACGTATCCTTTCACATTTGCAACAAGCTGAGTTCGAGATAAATCGCCAAGAATAGCTTGAATATTCAGCGTTTTGCCTTCTGGTAATTTAAAATTGTCAATATCAGAAATGAAAATATTTGATTTTTTTAAGTCGAAATCAATGAAAGTTGAGTTTGTGCGAGGCAATCCTGATGTTTTTAAATCAAAATACATAAAAGTTTTTTCACCAATTTGGAGCTTCATCTTTTCAGCCTCAAAGTCAGACACCGTGCCAATTGCATGACCAGAAAGGTAAACAGCACTTGACATGCCGTTCATCGCTGGGGCAAATCTGGCTATATCATCAAATCCCACACGCGATTTTCTGAAATTCACATCCATCAGCACTTTTTCTTCAAATTTATTAAAAGCTGATAAAGAATCGAAGCCAAATGTCAAATCAATGTTCAGATTTGTGTTATGGGTAATCAACTTTAATTTATCCGCAACTATTTTATCTTTTAAAAAAGTAATTTTTGAAGAAAGATGCCTTAATGTAAAGCCAGAGCAATCCTCCACCGCCAAATGTTTTAAGTCTAATTCTGTTACAGAATCCGAAACGGAAACATTTTGCGCAAATAAATTAATATTGGATAAAGTTAAGTTGTTAAAACTTATATTACTATCACAAATCGTGTCTTTATCTTGGTTTTGCCATTTAAAATTGCAATTTGATAATATCAATGAGCTTAAGTTTATATTCGGCATTGTAGATTTTCTGCTTTTAGTAGTGTCAGTTGAAGCAAAATAGTCAACAAGAAATTGAAAGTTTAAATCTTTTTCGTTAAGGTATTTAATAATGTTGATGTCAGCTTCTCTCAGCATAACTTTTCTAATGCCAAATTTTGAGAAATTCAGCGATAATTTTTCAGGAGCAACGGTAATTTCCTTAGCAGAAATCAAATTATTTGCATGTTTGTCTTCTATATCCACGTCATACAGCGAAATATCTATCGGAAAAACAATGTCCACTCTGCCAATTTCTACTTTTGTGCCCAATTTTTCAGTGTAATAAGCCGATGCTTTTTTAGCAATATATTGTTGCACCCACGGCGTTCTAACAATCACCAATAAGGCAATAGGCAAGCAGAAGAGCACTATCCAAATGCTCAGCAAAACACGTCCTATTTTTTTACTACCTTTGCTCATTATTTTAGCAATGGACACTTATTTATTAGGAATAGAATCTTCATGCGACGACACCTCAGCGGCTGTTTTGAAAAATAATGTTTTGTTAAGTAACGTAATTGCATCTCAAAAAGTACATGAACAATACGGTGGCGTTGTTCCTGAACTTGCATCACGTGCTCATCAACAAAATATCATTCCAGTAGTTGAAGCAGCTATTCGCAATGCAAATATAGATAAAAAACAACTTACAGCAATTGCTTTTACACGAGGACCCGGATTACTTGGTTCTTTAATGGTTGGCGTTAGTTTTGCCAAGTCTTTTGCATGGGCATTGGGCTTGCCGCTTATAGATGTAAACCACATGCACGCTCATATAATGGCAAATTTTTTATTAAAACCGGGCGAAGAGCGTGAATTGCCAAAATTTCCTTTCTTGTGCTTGATTGTTTCCGGCGGACATACGCAAATTGTAATAGTGAAAAATCATTTGGAGCATGAAATTATCGGCAACACTATTGACGACGCAGCAGGAGAAACTTTTGACAAAGCTGCAAAAATAATGGATTTGCCATATCCCGGCGGACCCGTTATTGACAACTTGGCTAAAAGCG
This genomic interval carries:
- the tsaD gene encoding tRNA (adenosine(37)-N6)-threonylcarbamoyltransferase complex transferase subunit TsaD, translated to MDTYLLGIESSCDDTSAAVLKNNVLLSNVIASQKVHEQYGGVVPELASRAHQQNIIPVVEAAIRNANIDKKQLTAIAFTRGPGLLGSLMVGVSFAKSFAWALGLPLIDVNHMHAHIMANFLLKPGEERELPKFPFLCLIVSGGHTQIVIVKNHLEHEIIGNTIDDAAGETFDKAAKIMDLPYPGGPVIDNLAKSGNADAFKFAKPRIPDLNFSFSGLKTSFLYFLRDNLKNDENFIEQNKADLCASIQKTIIDILTEKIEKAVLKTGIKTVTLAGGVSANSYMREAMRLLADKHKLDLHIPILSYTTDNAAMIAMAGYFRYKNSLFASLDVAPYATGTRV